In a genomic window of Bacteroidetes bacterium SB0662_bin_6:
- a CDS encoding peptidoglycan DD-metalloendopeptidase family protein, producing MLVLSGGVLVLSVSLLALLLLSPLNRLLPEYGPAEIRQNARLNALRINALQDSLAAQEEYMTRLRQVFLGQIDPDTEDPVASETSLPREDYAAPAPGELSSNWTDHQQPAITIDLLTENNDIPARMANTGPVRFPSIVWPTLTPVDGFVTRGFNASTGHYGIDIAVEEGTDIRSIGDGYVVMADWTQEGGFTIAIQHSDGYLSVYKHNRHLYKRMGDRVQARDNIAVSGNSGEFTTGPHLHFELWHNGLAQDPSAYLVGI from the coding sequence CTGCTGGTGCTTTCCGGGGGTGTGCTCGTCCTTTCCGTATCCCTGCTTGCCCTGTTGTTACTGTCCCCCCTGAACAGGTTGCTTCCGGAGTATGGACCAGCGGAAATACGCCAGAACGCCAGATTGAACGCACTGCGCATCAATGCATTGCAGGACTCTCTTGCGGCGCAGGAAGAGTATATGACCCGGCTCCGACAGGTCTTTCTCGGGCAGATCGATCCGGACACGGAAGACCCCGTAGCGTCGGAAACATCTTTGCCGAGGGAGGACTATGCCGCTCCGGCCCCTGGCGAGTTATCATCGAACTGGACCGATCACCAGCAACCGGCCATCACGATAGACCTGCTTACGGAAAACAACGATATCCCGGCGCGCATGGCGAACACCGGCCCTGTACGGTTTCCCAGCATCGTATGGCCGACATTAACTCCCGTGGACGGCTTCGTAACGCGCGGCTTCAATGCAAGCACAGGGCATTACGGGATAGACATTGCTGTGGAAGAAGGAACGGACATACGGTCGATCGGGGACGGATATGTGGTGATGGCGGACTGGACCCAGGAAGGAGGTTTCACCATCGCGATTCAGCATTCGGACGGCTATCTTTCGGTCTACAAACACAATCGGCATCTTTACAAGCGCATGGGAGACCGCGTACAGGCCCGGGACAACATCGCGGTAAGCGGAAACTCCGGCGAATTCACGACAGGTCCCCATTTGCACTTTGAACTCTGGCATAATGGTCTGGCACAAGATCCCAGTGCGTATCTTGTGGGTATATAG
- the queG gene encoding tRNA epoxyqueuosine(34) reductase QueG yields the protein MSTERHINPEALSRALKARARDLGFDACGIAKAERLDEDSERLERWLLGGRHAGMEWMTNHFEKRVDPCRLIEGARSVVSVLHNYYYPVDPPAHKTAGKISRYAWGEDYHRVMKEKLYALFEWLGREAGGIEGRAFVDSAPVLEKAWAQRSGLGWIGKHTNLINRSLGSWFFIGELIVDTPLAYDSPAEDYCGSCTRCIDACPTDAIYRPYAVDANRCISYWTIEHRGDDVPASLQPGFENWIFGCDICQEVCPWNKFKKPSNEERYAPRPGITDTELVAWEEIDLEEFRRRFRRSPVRRSKFDGFKRNVRIARRNVHESAG from the coding sequence ATGTCGACGGAACGCCATATCAACCCCGAAGCGCTGAGTCGTGCGCTCAAGGCGCGTGCCCGTGATCTGGGATTTGACGCTTGTGGTATTGCAAAGGCCGAACGACTGGATGAGGACTCGGAGCGGCTGGAGCGATGGCTTCTGGGGGGACGCCATGCCGGCATGGAATGGATGACGAATCATTTCGAAAAACGCGTCGATCCGTGTCGCCTGATAGAGGGGGCGCGCAGCGTGGTTTCCGTTCTCCATAATTACTACTATCCGGTGGATCCGCCTGCTCATAAGACCGCCGGTAAAATCAGCCGGTATGCCTGGGGGGAAGATTATCACCGTGTCATGAAGGAAAAGCTGTATGCGCTTTTCGAATGGCTCGGCAGGGAAGCGGGGGGTATCGAAGGGCGCGCTTTTGTCGATTCTGCGCCGGTGCTTGAAAAAGCCTGGGCACAGCGCAGCGGATTGGGTTGGATAGGTAAGCACACCAATCTCATCAACCGGTCTCTCGGATCCTGGTTTTTCATCGGGGAACTCATCGTAGACACTCCATTGGCCTACGATAGCCCGGCGGAGGATTATTGCGGCTCGTGCACGCGATGCATCGATGCCTGCCCCACGGACGCCATCTATCGTCCGTATGCCGTGGACGCCAACCGGTGCATTTCCTACTGGACCATCGAACATCGCGGAGACGATGTTCCGGCATCGCTCCAGCCCGGATTCGAAAACTGGATATTCGGATGCGATATATGCCAGGAAGTATGTCCCTGGAACAAGTTCAAGAAGCCCTCGAATGAGGAGCGCTACGCACCTCGTCCGGGCATTACCGATACGGAACTGGTTGCATGGGAAGAAATCGACCTCGAAGAATTTCGGAGGCGTTTCAGAAGAAGTCCCGTCCGGCGCAGCAAGTTCGACGGTTTCAAGAGGAATGTGCGCATTGCCCGCCGGAATGTGCACGAAAGCGCCGGATGA
- a CDS encoding sigma-70 family RNA polymerase sigma factor: MQNTHVIKRRHTTRKNTNPNTRYLDALSPMSDEDLMSHFQAGTVEAFDILVSRYKDPLTNYIYRFLGDMKECEDLLQETFLRVYRNRHSYRRIARFSTWLYTIAGNLARSEYRKRKRRRISSLQSVNKNDEEYEMEVPDETFSPDKDTESSIQDFYIQDALTKIPEEFREVVVLRDVQQLSYEEIAEITGLPMGTVKSRINRGRTKLQILLKDIYFVQEE; encoded by the coding sequence ATGCAGAACACTCATGTCATAAAGCGCCGCCATACGACCCGGAAGAACACGAACCCGAATACGCGGTATCTGGATGCGCTCAGTCCGATGAGCGACGAGGACCTGATGTCACATTTTCAGGCAGGAACCGTAGAGGCATTCGACATTCTGGTAAGCCGGTACAAGGATCCGCTCACCAATTATATCTACCGGTTCCTCGGCGATATGAAGGAATGCGAGGACCTTCTTCAGGAAACATTTCTGAGGGTCTACCGCAACAGGCACTCCTACCGACGGATCGCCCGCTTTTCGACATGGCTCTACACGATTGCCGGAAATCTGGCGCGGTCGGAATACCGTAAGCGCAAACGGCGCCGGATATCTTCTCTTCAGTCGGTCAACAAGAACGACGAAGAGTACGAGATGGAAGTACCGGATGAAACCTTCTCTCCGGACAAGGACACGGAAAGTTCGATCCAGGATTTCTACATCCAGGACGCGTTGACGAAAATTCCTGAGGAGTTTCGTGAAGTAGTCGTGCTGCGGGACGTGCAGCAACTGTCGTACGAGGAAATCGCGGAGATCACGGGATTGCCCATGGGAACGGTGAAAAGCAGAATTAATCGCGGCAGAACGAAACTTCAGATACTTCTGAAGGATATCTACTTTGTACAGGAGGAATAA
- a CDS encoding NADH-quinone oxidoreductase subunit I has translation MPGKPLPVKKKNERTLNFWERLYLPEVFKGLGYSFRKMQQPSYTLQYPEEQWYPPDSYRGRPVLVEEEGRPRCVSCNLCARACPPMAIAMQSREMEGAKEREPEWFEINMLRCIYCGYCEEVCPEEAIVMSKEYDLTFQSREEAVFGLERLLMPAERLKDRFDWLEAYKDRQFGEQWDFRRENNVHSLRDRAFLASLAQEIHADTEAPTEPLPDTE, from the coding sequence ATGCCCGGCAAACCGCTACCTGTGAAAAAGAAGAATGAGCGCACGCTCAATTTCTGGGAGCGTCTGTATCTCCCGGAAGTGTTCAAGGGCCTTGGGTACAGCTTTCGCAAAATGCAGCAGCCAAGCTATACCCTCCAGTACCCGGAAGAGCAATGGTATCCCCCCGACAGTTATCGGGGCCGTCCGGTGCTGGTCGAGGAAGAGGGCCGTCCCCGTTGCGTTTCCTGCAACCTGTGCGCACGAGCTTGTCCCCCGATGGCTATTGCCATGCAATCGCGCGAAATGGAGGGGGCCAAGGAGCGGGAACCGGAGTGGTTCGAGATCAACATGCTCCGGTGCATCTACTGCGGGTACTGCGAGGAAGTCTGCCCGGAAGAAGCCATCGTCATGTCGAAAGAATACGATCTGACCTTCCAGAGTCGGGAGGAAGCCGTATTTGGTCTGGAACGACTGCTTATGCCGGCAGAACGTCTCAAGGACCGGTTCGATTGGCTCGAGGCCTACAAGGACCGGCAGTTCGGAGAACAATGGGATTTCCGGCGGGAAAACAACGTGCACAGTCTCAGGGACCGTGCTTTTCTTGCATCGCTGGCGCAGGAAATCCACGCTGATACAGAGGCTCCGACCGAGCCGTTGCCCGATACGGAATGA
- a CDS encoding polymer-forming cytoskeletal protein, translating into MARQSNGAAPPKVSIISEGTTFEGTLISSSDMRISGCVKGSVETAGKLVVPESGYIEGNVKAASLDIAGRIKGSINVSGNLLLKRTAIVDANIQLGRLMVEEGAIFNGECRTGDRIIDTSEIPASPEGTGNSEPAHE; encoded by the coding sequence ATGGCCAGGCAGTCAAACGGCGCCGCTCCCCCAAAGGTGAGCATCATCAGCGAAGGGACGACCTTCGAAGGCACCCTCATATCGTCCAGTGACATGCGCATCAGCGGATGCGTCAAAGGATCCGTGGAAACCGCCGGCAAACTGGTGGTCCCGGAAAGCGGTTATATCGAAGGCAACGTCAAAGCGGCCTCGCTCGACATTGCCGGGCGCATCAAGGGCTCCATCAACGTGTCCGGCAACCTCCTGCTGAAGAGAACGGCCATCGTGGACGCCAACATCCAGCTCGGCCGCCTCATGGTGGAAGAAGGCGCCATATTCAATGGAGAATGCCGTACGGGGGACCGGATCATTGATACCAGCGAAATTCCGGCATCGCCGGAAGGAACCGGCAATTCCGAGCCTGCCCACGAATAA
- the holA gene encoding DNA polymerase III subunit delta — MAAREKTYNDIASAFRQGNFKPLYFFYGEERFLIDELQEVLLANALAPHERDFNLDIVYGPDTDAQHVLALCASFPVMSERRVVIVRDFEKLKDNRLFKEYAQRPNPAAVVALVCNSKPDRSRHPYRALREHAVAMESKPLYSNQMPGWIKERAAKQGYDMTPEAIHMLADYAGADLGTVVREMEKLETYAAGRETITADDVVRAGGHSRSVNVFELQKAIGEQRGRDAFHIMERMLPRASNVRGEALMIIAVLNAYFTKLWKLSACESSMSNKEMARHIGISPFFLKEYLTSLRRYKAPAIRNTFPVLLAADYELKGGAARSERLVMTLMLRKILPPPL, encoded by the coding sequence ATGGCCGCACGCGAAAAAACATACAATGACATCGCCTCGGCATTCCGGCAGGGAAACTTCAAACCGCTCTATTTTTTCTACGGCGAGGAGCGGTTTCTTATCGACGAATTGCAGGAGGTCCTGCTGGCGAATGCGCTCGCCCCGCACGAACGAGACTTTAATCTCGATATCGTGTACGGCCCCGATACGGATGCACAGCATGTGCTGGCACTGTGTGCGTCCTTCCCGGTAATGAGTGAACGGCGTGTCGTGATCGTACGCGACTTTGAAAAACTGAAGGACAACCGCCTGTTCAAAGAGTATGCGCAGCGTCCGAATCCGGCGGCGGTGGTCGCACTCGTATGCAACTCGAAACCGGACCGCTCAAGGCATCCCTACCGGGCCCTTCGGGAGCACGCCGTTGCGATGGAAAGCAAACCGCTCTACAGCAATCAGATGCCCGGCTGGATCAAGGAGCGCGCAGCAAAGCAGGGATACGATATGACGCCGGAGGCCATACATATGCTGGCCGACTATGCGGGCGCCGATCTCGGGACGGTGGTCCGCGAGATGGAAAAACTTGAAACCTATGCGGCCGGACGAGAGACCATTACAGCGGACGATGTTGTTCGCGCGGGTGGACATAGTCGGAGTGTCAATGTCTTCGAATTGCAGAAGGCAATAGGCGAGCAGCGCGGCAGAGATGCGTTTCACATTATGGAACGAATGTTGCCGCGTGCATCCAATGTGCGCGGAGAAGCACTCATGATCATTGCCGTCCTGAACGCTTATTTCACGAAGCTCTGGAAACTCAGCGCCTGCGAATCGTCCATGTCAAACAAGGAAATGGCACGCCATATTGGCATATCGCCATTTTTCCTCAAGGAATACCTGACAAGCCTCCGCCGATACAAGGCGCCGGCGATCCGGAATACGTTCCCCGTATTGCTGGCAGCGGATTACGAACTGAAGGGAGGAGCCGCGCGGAGCGAACGTCTGGTGATGACATTAATGCTTCGCAAAATACTACCGCCCCCCTTATGA
- a CDS encoding ribosome biogenesis GTPase Der: MRLVAVVGRPNVGKSTLFNRLVEARQTIVHDEPGVTRDRVYGTVEWAGHTFDAVDTGGFVPATAEVFAEAIREQVHIAIDEADAILFVVDVMTGITDLDEELSAVLRRTDKPVLVVANKADNDQRRWQAGVFYGLGLGEVYPVSAINGTGTGEMLDDLTAELPDAPETLPEDTRIRVALVGKPNAGKSSLANAILGFPRSIVTEIPGTTRDAIHSVIEFEDREIVLVDTAGLRKRARVAGNIEFYATLRTRRALAACDVAVLLVDAADGLQMQDIRILKQAEELRKGLVIAVNKWDLVEKETNTARDWRRGIRKRLPMLDYVPILFISALTRQRVHTVLNSAIAIYERLRLRIPTHEVNEVMQKAISRHHPPTWRNQFVRIKYASQVASNPPVFAFFCNYPKGVHESYRRYLGNELRKAFDFDGVPLTLVFRAKSRERA; encoded by the coding sequence ATGAGGCTGGTAGCTGTCGTTGGCCGCCCGAATGTGGGCAAGTCAACGCTCTTCAATCGTCTGGTGGAGGCGCGGCAAACCATTGTGCATGACGAGCCCGGGGTCACGCGCGACCGGGTGTACGGCACGGTCGAATGGGCGGGGCATACGTTCGATGCCGTGGATACAGGAGGGTTCGTGCCAGCTACCGCCGAGGTGTTTGCAGAAGCCATCCGCGAGCAAGTGCATATCGCTATTGACGAGGCCGATGCCATTCTTTTCGTCGTAGACGTTATGACCGGTATCACGGATCTCGACGAGGAACTGAGCGCAGTGCTCCGCCGGACCGACAAGCCTGTTCTGGTAGTCGCCAACAAGGCGGACAATGACCAGCGGCGCTGGCAAGCCGGCGTATTCTATGGACTCGGACTGGGCGAGGTGTATCCTGTGAGCGCTATCAACGGGACCGGCACCGGGGAAATGCTCGACGACCTGACCGCCGAGCTGCCGGATGCCCCGGAGACCCTGCCCGAGGATACCCGTATTCGTGTGGCGCTGGTCGGTAAACCGAATGCCGGTAAATCTTCGCTGGCGAACGCCATTCTCGGATTTCCACGATCTATCGTCACGGAAATCCCCGGCACGACCCGGGACGCCATTCACTCGGTGATCGAATTCGAGGACCGGGAAATCGTGCTGGTCGACACGGCCGGTCTGCGCAAGCGGGCAAGAGTGGCCGGAAACATAGAATTTTACGCCACGCTGCGGACCCGTCGAGCCCTGGCGGCGTGCGATGTCGCTGTGCTTCTGGTGGATGCCGCCGATGGCCTTCAGATGCAGGATATCCGCATTCTGAAGCAGGCGGAAGAACTCAGAAAAGGGCTCGTTATCGCCGTAAACAAATGGGACCTGGTCGAGAAAGAAACCAACACGGCCCGGGACTGGCGCCGTGGAATTCGCAAGCGGCTCCCGATGCTGGACTATGTGCCCATATTGTTCATTTCCGCGCTCACCCGCCAACGGGTGCATACCGTACTCAACTCAGCCATTGCAATTTATGAGCGGCTGCGTCTGCGCATTCCGACCCATGAAGTAAACGAAGTGATGCAAAAAGCTATCAGCAGGCATCATCCTCCCACATGGCGTAACCAGTTCGTGCGGATAAAGTATGCGTCGCAGGTGGCATCGAATCCTCCCGTATTCGCCTTTTTTTGCAATTATCCGAAAGGCGTACACGAGTCATACCGGCGATATCTCGGAAACGAACTCCGCAAGGCATTCGATTTCGACGGGGTCCCGCTTACCCTGGTGTTTCGCGCCAAGTCGCGGGAGCGCGCGTAG
- a CDS encoding 30S ribosomal protein S20, whose protein sequence is MPQHKSAAKRVRQDSERRERNRVHRGAMRAMIRKLRGTTDKEEGQALLSQVKHTLDRLASKGIIHKNKAANSKSKLEKYVNGLE, encoded by the coding sequence ATGCCTCAGCACAAGTCAGCCGCCAAGCGGGTCCGTCAGGATAGCGAACGCCGTGAACGCAATCGGGTTCACCGCGGCGCCATGCGGGCCATGATACGCAAACTGCGCGGAACCACCGACAAGGAGGAAGGACAGGCCCTGCTTTCTCAGGTAAAACATACGCTGGATCGGCTGGCCTCCAAGGGCATTATTCACAAAAACAAGGCCGCCAATTCCAAGAGCAAACTGGAGAAGTACGTAAACGGGCTCGAATAG
- a CDS encoding PKD domain-containing protein → MRKLRIFAIRFVHYPRTIPTLSAMPLTTTMPVSWQNICSALLVGVFSLLLIPDVHAQNYRADGTFFVKPRVGLGWHLGDTEKSPFNFNLDSWDSECCGTPYAGAIEFGWQFDQNASLALALQRSNHPLSLVYTPEAPGNGSGVTGGGYTSFQALYRYGGSSRIAPFLTAGAHVTGASVASTTYGPTLGFGVDFVVSDRASIVIENISNLAFPDDGFDNTDGGSDGFLAFEVVSALSVGVRISLESAFTPVEILGSSCPSVLGANEAGSFTVDTNPEATQPVNINWDFGDGGMAAGMAATHSFASGGMYDVTVTVDNGRDAVSAMCSVQVVEAPTIVAIDASDTHFEVCQPQEVAFTVRAESDGSTTYSWDFGDGSTGTGAEVSHTYTEGGTYTVTATVENEGGTDTESITLTALPCLAAICYDITEMNAAYFDRNSSMLTEEASAALAENSDIFGQCPNLCGEVVGYAAPGERDAQQLSEERARIVEQFYTENGLAASRFQTEGRGLLPGTTKKEGAQQARRVDTIPGVCVGYYDE, encoded by the coding sequence ATGCGAAAGTTGCGCATTTTCGCAATTCGTTTCGTACATTATCCGCGAACTATCCCGACCTTATCCGCTATGCCTTTGACGACGACTATGCCTGTTTCGTGGCAGAACATTTGCTCCGCCTTACTGGTCGGAGTGTTTTCACTCCTCCTCATACCGGATGTACACGCGCAGAACTACAGGGCGGACGGCACCTTTTTCGTCAAGCCTCGGGTGGGTCTGGGGTGGCATCTGGGTGACACCGAAAAGTCTCCCTTCAATTTCAATCTGGACAGTTGGGATTCCGAATGCTGCGGCACGCCGTATGCGGGCGCGATTGAGTTCGGATGGCAGTTTGACCAGAACGCCAGCCTGGCTCTGGCGCTCCAGCGTAGCAATCATCCGCTTTCGCTCGTGTATACCCCGGAAGCTCCCGGGAATGGCAGCGGCGTCACCGGCGGCGGATACACCAGCTTCCAGGCGCTGTACCGTTATGGCGGGTCGTCGCGCATCGCGCCGTTCCTGACGGCCGGAGCGCATGTCACGGGGGCAAGCGTGGCGAGCACCACGTACGGCCCGACTCTGGGCTTCGGTGTTGATTTCGTCGTCAGCGATCGTGCGTCGATTGTCATCGAAAACATTTCCAACCTGGCGTTCCCGGATGACGGGTTTGACAATACGGACGGAGGAAGTGACGGCTTTCTTGCCTTCGAGGTAGTGAGTGCTCTTTCCGTAGGGGTCAGAATCAGCCTTGAAAGTGCATTCACGCCTGTCGAGATTCTTGGATCGAGTTGCCCGAGTGTTCTCGGCGCGAACGAAGCAGGTTCCTTTACCGTCGATACGAACCCCGAGGCCACGCAGCCTGTGAATATAAATTGGGATTTCGGAGACGGCGGCATGGCTGCCGGCATGGCCGCCACGCATAGTTTCGCGTCTGGCGGCATGTACGATGTGACGGTTACCGTCGACAATGGCCGTGACGCGGTGTCGGCGATGTGTTCCGTTCAGGTCGTGGAAGCCCCGACCATCGTAGCCATCGATGCAAGCGATACGCATTTCGAAGTATGTCAGCCTCAGGAGGTTGCATTCACCGTTCGTGCGGAGAGCGATGGGTCTACGACCTATAGCTGGGACTTCGGCGACGGAAGCACGGGAACGGGCGCGGAAGTGTCGCACACCTATACCGAGGGCGGCACCTACACGGTGACGGCGACGGTAGAAAACGAAGGCGGCACGGACACAGAGTCGATTACGCTGACCGCGTTGCCGTGTCTCGCCGCCATATGCTACGACATCACGGAGATGAACGCGGCCTACTTCGACCGGAATTCAAGCATGTTGACCGAGGAAGCGAGCGCGGCGCTTGCGGAAAACTCCGATATCTTCGGACAGTGTCCCAATCTCTGTGGAGAAGTCGTTGGCTACGCCGCCCCGGGTGAGCGCGATGCGCAGCAACTTTCCGAGGAGCGTGCTCGCATCGTCGAGCAGTTCTACACTGAAAACGGTTTGGCCGCAAGTCGCTTCCAGACGGAAGGGCGCGGCCTGTTGCCGGGCACGACCAAGAAGGAAGGGGCGCAGCAAGCGCGCCGCGTGGACACGATACCTGGTGTTTGCGTCGGGTATTACGACGAGTAA
- the atpB gene encoding F0F1 ATP synthase subunit A yields MALHENIRCFRVILLLLAGCAFLAPPPAYAADEGGEMDAVAHTADGVYLDFAPFGTVELPRIFLRKDPWGLDVFSSTRSALLSERYVIEHEEDGHAEVLHGEALHAAIEHHEHLYAKPQPVLGSMVLDLSITRHLVFGLLAALITVAIFVTLARRYRRPEDRVSAPRGIFQNMFEALVVFVRDEIAQPCIGPKYRQFLPFLLTAFMFILCCNLMGLVPYAGAATSNISVTLTLAAFSFVVGQRRGSRAYWKHMFWPPGVPLPVKCLLAPIELVSLFAKHFALALRLFANMMSGSLLILSLIGIIFTINVLFGSLTATVVAPVGVAFTLFISFIKIAVAFIHAFVFTLLSAIFFGMAVEEHHEDETHAEEQPALAG; encoded by the coding sequence ATGGCGCTGCACGAAAACATACGCTGCTTCCGGGTTATCCTGCTTCTTCTGGCAGGATGTGCGTTCCTTGCGCCCCCCCCGGCGTATGCCGCCGACGAGGGAGGAGAAATGGATGCCGTCGCTCACACGGCAGACGGCGTATATCTTGATTTCGCCCCGTTCGGCACGGTCGAACTCCCGCGCATTTTCCTGCGGAAAGACCCCTGGGGGCTGGATGTGTTTTCGTCCACCCGCTCCGCGCTGCTGTCGGAACGGTACGTGATCGAGCATGAAGAAGACGGACATGCGGAAGTCCTGCACGGCGAAGCCCTCCACGCCGCCATCGAGCACCACGAGCACCTCTACGCCAAGCCGCAACCGGTCCTGGGAAGCATGGTGCTGGACCTGTCCATCACGCGCCATCTTGTGTTCGGCCTGCTGGCCGCTCTGATTACGGTCGCCATCTTCGTCACGCTGGCCCGGCGCTACCGGCGCCCTGAAGACCGCGTTTCCGCACCGAGGGGCATCTTCCAGAACATGTTCGAAGCCCTTGTCGTCTTCGTACGCGATGAAATTGCTCAGCCATGCATCGGTCCCAAATACCGGCAATTCCTGCCGTTTCTGCTTACGGCATTCATGTTCATCCTGTGCTGTAACCTGATGGGCCTCGTGCCCTATGCAGGGGCCGCGACATCCAATATTTCGGTGACCCTCACGCTGGCCGCGTTCTCGTTCGTCGTAGGGCAGCGGCGAGGGTCCAGGGCATACTGGAAGCATATGTTCTGGCCGCCGGGCGTACCCTTGCCCGTCAAGTGTCTGCTCGCGCCGATCGAGTTGGTCAGCCTGTTCGCCAAGCATTTTGCGCTGGCGCTGCGGCTCTTCGCCAACATGATGTCCGGTTCCCTGCTCATCCTGAGCCTGATCGGCATCATTTTCACGATCAACGTGCTGTTCGGCAGCCTTACGGCTACCGTGGTGGCCCCCGTCGGGGTCGCGTTCACGTTGTTCATTTCGTTCATCAAGATCGCCGTGGCGTTCATACACGCTTTTGTGTTCACGCTGCTGTCGGCGATTTTCTTCGGCATGGCCGTAGAGGAGCATCACGAAGACGAAACGCATGCCGAGGAACAGCCGGCCCTTGCCGGGTAA
- the lysS gene encoding lysine--tRNA ligase, translated as MSETLNEQQQRRREELHALREAGIDPYPYAWEVTHETAHIVDTFDDNLHQPGEDRPPRDQYDVAIAGRIMSLRVMGKAAFLDVQDESGSIQVYVRRDDLAEGYYRDVIRSLLDIGDIVGVRGFAFRTRMGEISVHAEEFRILSKSLRPLPVVKETDEGIHNEVTNKEFRYRQRYVDLVVNPDVRNVFRQRARLISIMRRFLDDRGYIEVETPVLQPIYGGASARPFTTHHNALDMTLYLRIADELYLKRLLVGGFTGVYEISKDFRNEGLSRFHNPEFTMMELYVSYKDYEWMMELVEEMIEHIAMELHGTPYVQSGEHTISFRRPWRRLPLFEAIAEYTGHQLRDKNAQEVADTARELDLEVDESMGTGKLIDHIFGEKVEPHLIQPTFITDYPLALSPLAKRHRSEEGLVERFELICNAKEICNAFSELNDPIDQRNRFEDQARLLAGGDEEAMQIDEDYLRAMEYGMPPAAGLGVGIDRLTMLMTGQESIRDVILFPLLRPESGQGEDEVQKNQDEDPVT; from the coding sequence ATGTCGGAAACGCTGAACGAGCAGCAACAGCGCCGCCGCGAAGAACTGCATGCGCTTCGTGAAGCGGGCATTGATCCGTATCCGTATGCGTGGGAGGTCACCCACGAGACCGCGCACATCGTCGACACGTTCGACGATAACCTGCATCAACCCGGTGAAGACCGCCCCCCTCGGGATCAATACGATGTAGCCATCGCCGGCCGCATCATGTCGCTCCGTGTCATGGGCAAAGCCGCTTTCCTCGACGTGCAGGACGAGTCCGGCTCCATTCAGGTCTATGTGCGCCGCGACGATCTTGCTGAGGGATATTATCGCGATGTCATCCGCAGCCTGCTCGATATCGGGGATATTGTCGGCGTCAGGGGATTTGCTTTCCGGACACGCATGGGCGAGATCAGCGTGCATGCCGAGGAATTCAGAATTCTGTCGAAGTCGCTCCGCCCCCTTCCGGTAGTCAAGGAAACCGACGAAGGCATACATAACGAAGTCACGAATAAGGAATTCCGTTACCGCCAGCGGTATGTCGATCTGGTAGTCAACCCGGATGTGCGAAACGTTTTTCGCCAGCGGGCGCGCCTTATTTCCATCATGCGCCGCTTTCTGGACGACCGGGGGTATATCGAGGTGGAAACGCCTGTGCTCCAGCCCATATACGGAGGAGCGAGTGCGAGGCCCTTCACTACACACCACAATGCGCTCGATATGACGCTCTATCTCCGCATTGCGGACGAGCTGTATCTGAAGCGGCTTCTGGTCGGTGGATTTACGGGGGTCTACGAGATTTCAAAAGATTTTCGCAACGAGGGACTCAGCCGCTTCCATAATCCGGAATTCACCATGATGGAGCTCTATGTCTCCTACAAGGATTATGAGTGGATGATGGAACTCGTTGAAGAGATGATCGAGCACATTGCGATGGAATTGCACGGCACGCCGTATGTGCAATCCGGCGAGCATACGATCTCCTTCCGCCGGCCCTGGAGACGCCTGCCGCTCTTCGAGGCCATTGCAGAGTATACCGGGCATCAACTGCGAGACAAAAACGCACAGGAAGTAGCGGATACCGCCCGGGAACTCGACCTCGAAGTGGATGAAAGCATGGGGACGGGCAAACTCATCGATCATATTTTCGGCGAGAAGGTAGAGCCACACCTTATCCAGCCCACCTTCATCACCGATTACCCCCTTGCACTGAGCCCGCTGGCAAAGCGCCACCGCAGCGAGGAAGGGCTTGTGGAGCGGTTTGAACTCATCTGCAATGCAAAAGAGATATGTAATGCATTCAGCGAACTGAACGACCCGATCGACCAGCGCAACCGCTTCGAGGATCAGGCCCGATTACTCGCAGGAGGCGACGAGGAAGCCATGCAGATAGACGAGGACTATCTTCGCGCGATGGAGTACGGCATGCCTCCTGCAGCCGGGCTGGGTGTGGGCATTGACCGCCTCACCATGCTGATGACGGGACAGGAATCGATCCGGGACGTCATTCTGTTTCCCCTGCTCCGACCGGAATCGGGCCAGGGAGAAGACGAAGTGCAGAAAAACCAGGACGAAGACCCTGTGACATAA
- a CDS encoding AtpZ/AtpI family protein: MPVPNGNDSGDPRSHFREAGSHLSLALEPALTLVIWIVIGVLLDRWLDTTPWFVLAGLCLGLISMCIQLVRGVKKSESREKKRPPQA, encoded by the coding sequence ATGCCTGTTCCAAACGGCAACGATTCCGGCGATCCCCGCAGCCATTTCAGAGAAGCCGGGTCGCATCTCTCTCTGGCGCTGGAACCGGCGCTGACCCTTGTAATCTGGATAGTGATCGGCGTCCTGCTGGATCGATGGCTCGACACGACGCCATGGTTCGTGCTTGCAGGACTGTGCCTCGGGTTGATCTCGATGTGCATCCAACTGGTGCGCGGGGTGAAGAAAAGCGAATCCCGGGAAAAGAAGCGCCCGCCGCAGGCCTGA